GCAAGCCCGTGACCGTGAAGGTGCCGCCCGCCTCGGACACCGTGGACATGGCCGAGGAGCTGAGGAAGGCCCGGGACTGAGGGCCGTACAGGCCCCGTACGGGCGGATTTGCTTGACGGCGCCCCGTTCACGTACGCTCCTCGAGAAGCCAAAGACCGCTGGTCGTTGCCGTGCTCTCGTAAGGGGGGGCGGTGGCCGAAGGATCCGCTGCAATGCGGACGACCCGCGCAGGTGTCAGTGGATACGCTCCCGGACCGAAATCCTTCCACGGAATTCGTTCGGTCGAGCAACGCCCCGTGCGCCTGCGCCGGGGCGTTTCGTTGTCCCAGCCCCTTCTGAGCGGTCCTCATCACCCGGAAGGAGGCCGACGCTCTATGGCAAGGCCCGACAAGGCTGCCGCGGTAGCCGAGCTCGCGGAGCAGTTCCGCAGCTCGAACGCCGCTGTGCTGACCGAGTACCGGGGTCTCACCGTGGCGCAGCTCAAGACGCTGCGTCGTTCGCTCGGTGAAGACGCCCAGTACGCCGTGGTGAAGAACACGCTGACCAAGATCGCGGCCAACGAGGCCGGGATCTCGACGCTCGACGACCTGTTCAACGGTCCGACGGCGGTTGCCTTCATCACCGGTGACCCGGTGACGTCGGCGAAGGGTCTTCGTGACTTCGCCAAGGACAACCCGAACCTCGTCATCAAGGGCGGTGTCCTTGACGGTAAGGCGCTGTCCGCCGATGAGATCAAGAAGCTTGCGGACCTCGAGTCCCGCGAGGTTCTGCTCGCCAAGCTGGCGGGCGCCATGAAGGGCAAGCAGTCTCAGGCTGCCTCGCTCTTCCAGGCGCTTCCGTCGAAGTTCGTCCGCACCGCGGAGGCGCTTCGCGTCAAGCTGGCCGAGCAGGGCGGTGCCGAGTAACTCGGCTCGCACTTTGACCGCTGCCTGACGTAGCGGTCGACGCGGGCCGAACGTACGCCCGCCGACATGTACATCCGGCACCTGCCGAATTGAATGGAAGGATCGCCCACCATGGCGACGAAGCTGTCCCAGGAAGAGCTGCTCGCGCAGTTCGAGACCCTCACCCTCATCGAGCTCTCCGAGTTCGTGAAGGCGTTCGAGGAGAAGTTCGACGTCACCGCCGCCGCCGCGGTTGCCGCTGCCCCCGTCGGCCCGACGGCCGCCGTCGAGGCCGCTGAGGAGCAGGACGAGTTCGACGTCATCCTCACCGGTGCCGGCGAGAAGAAGATCCAGGTCATCAAGGTCGTGCGTGAGCTGACCTCCCTGGGTCTGAAGGAGGCCAAGGACCTCGTCGACGGCGCTCCGAAGCCCGTCCTCGAGAAGGTCGCCAAGGAGGCCGCTGAGAAGGCCGCCGAGTCCCTCAAGGGCGCCGGCGCCTCCGTCGAGGTCAAGTAACACCTCCCGGTCGGCGACGACCGGACGCGAAGGCTGAATCAGTCCCTCCGGGGCTGTAACGCTCACGCACCGAAGAGCGATCATCCATCTGGGTGGTCGCTCTTCGGCGTTCCTGGGAGCGCGGCCACGGTTGCCTTGCACCTGCGTGACCGGGGGGTATGGTGATCTTCATCGTGTCTCCGAGCGCCCGAGTTCGCGCAGGGGGGCCTTGACGAACCGCACGCAGCGCGCAATTCTCAGGACGCGTCGTCACAAGGATCCGAATCCGAGGCATGGATCGACGGCAAAGAGGGCAGTATCACCGTGCGTTGAGGGCTAGCAGACCGAGGGCGTTGAGAACTACGAGGGTCTCCAGAAACCCGCACTGGACATCAGTGTGCCAAGTGGCTACACTGACCCTTTGCGCTGCCTGTTAGCTGTTCCCTGCCCGTCACCAGGGGCATGCCCTCGCTTGAGCCAGACGACCAGACAATCCCCCACCTGGGATTTCTGTCTCTGTGCGCAGGATGAGGAGCCGGTACGCGCGTAGTGAGTCCGAGCCCTCGGAAGGACCCCCTCTTGGCCGCCTCGCGCAACGCCTCGATCGCGAATACGAACAACGCCGCCAGCACCGCCCCGCTGCGCATCTCCTTTGCAAAGATCAGGGAGCCCCTCGAGGTTCCGAACCTTCTCGCGCTGCAAACCGAGAGCTTTGACTGGCTGCTCGGCAACGACGCCTGGAAGGGTCGCGTCGAGGCCGCCCTGGAGTCCGGTCAGGACGTCCCCACCAAGTCCGGTCTGGAGGAGATCTTCGAGGAGATCTCTCCGATCGAGGACTTCTCCGGGTCGATGTCGCTGACCTTCCGCGACCACCGTTTCGAGCCTCCGAAGAACAGCATCGACGAGTGCAAGGACCGCGACTTCACGTACGCGGCCCCGCTCTTCGTGACGGCCGAGTTCACCAACAACGAGACCGGCGAGATCAAGTCCCAGACGGTCTTCATGGGCGACTTCCCGCTCATGACCAACAAGGGCACCTTCGTCATCAACGGCACCGAGCGTGTCGTCGTGTCGCAGCTGGTCCGTTCGCCGGGTGTCTACTTCGACTCCTCCATCGACAAGACGTCCGACAAGGACATCTTCTCCGCCAAGGTCATCCCGTCCCGGGGTGCCTGGCTGGAGCTCGAGATCGACAAGCGCGACATGGTCGGTGTGCGTATCGACCGCAAGCGCAAGCAGTCCGTCACCGTCCTTCTGAAGGCTCTCGGCTGGACCACCGAGCAGATCCTCGAGGAGTTCGGCGAGTACGAGTCCATGCGCGCCACCCTGGAGAAGGACCACACCCAGGGCCAGGACGACGCGCTGCTGGACATCTACCGCAAGCTGCGTCCGGGCGAGCCGCCCACGCGTGAGGCCGCGCAGACGCTGCTCGAGAACCTCTACTTCAATCCCAAGCGCTATGACCTGGCCAAGGTCGGCCGCTACAAGGTCAACAAGAAGCTCGGTGGCGAGGCCCCGCTCAACGCGGGTGTCCTGACCGTCGAGGACGTCATCGCGACCATCAAGTACCTGGTGAAGCTGCACGCCGGGGAGACCGAGACGGTCGGCGAGTCCGGCCGCTCGATCATGGTCGAGACCGA
The sequence above is a segment of the Streptomyces asoensis genome. Coding sequences within it:
- the rplJ gene encoding 50S ribosomal protein L10, with translation MARPDKAAAVAELAEQFRSSNAAVLTEYRGLTVAQLKTLRRSLGEDAQYAVVKNTLTKIAANEAGISTLDDLFNGPTAVAFITGDPVTSAKGLRDFAKDNPNLVIKGGVLDGKALSADEIKKLADLESREVLLAKLAGAMKGKQSQAASLFQALPSKFVRTAEALRVKLAEQGGAE
- the rplL gene encoding 50S ribosomal protein L7/L12, whose translation is MATKLSQEELLAQFETLTLIELSEFVKAFEEKFDVTAAAAVAAAPVGPTAAVEAAEEQDEFDVILTGAGEKKIQVIKVVRELTSLGLKEAKDLVDGAPKPVLEKVAKEAAEKAAESLKGAGASVEVK